Proteins found in one Bremerella volcania genomic segment:
- a CDS encoding AIM24 family protein produces MSAVENRYTLREFVEQTQQRDRGEGFFEMESPRILEVNLKSNFVWTKMGSMISYLGSMKFEREGMFDKGLGGFFKKAVTGEGARLTKVTGTGKVYLADYGKKIQILRLENQEIVVNANDILAFEDTVSWDIKMMKRISSMMAGGLFQMTLSGTGMVAITTHYEPLTLVVTPDQPVYTDPNATVAWSGTLQPNFKTDISFRTLIGRSSGESFQMEFVGNGFVVVQPFEEVYHVEG; encoded by the coding sequence ATGTCTGCAGTAGAAAACCGATACACGCTTCGTGAATTTGTCGAGCAGACCCAGCAACGGGATCGCGGCGAAGGCTTCTTTGAAATGGAAAGCCCGCGTATTCTGGAAGTGAACCTAAAAAGCAACTTCGTCTGGACCAAGATGGGATCGATGATCTCGTATCTTGGTAGCATGAAATTCGAGCGCGAAGGGATGTTCGACAAGGGACTGGGCGGGTTCTTCAAGAAAGCCGTGACAGGGGAAGGTGCTCGTCTGACCAAGGTCACAGGGACCGGCAAGGTTTACCTGGCGGACTACGGCAAGAAGATCCAGATTCTTCGCCTCGAAAACCAAGAGATCGTGGTGAACGCCAATGATATTCTGGCATTCGAGGACACTGTCAGCTGGGACATCAAGATGATGAAGCGAATCTCATCGATGATGGCCGGCGGTTTGTTTCAGATGACGCTTAGCGGCACCGGCATGGTCGCTATCACGACTCACTACGAACCGCTGACGTTGGTCGTGACACCAGACCAACCTGTGTATACCGATCCAAATGCAACGGTCGCGTGGAGCGGAACGCTGCAGCCGAATTTCAAGACCGATATCTCGTTCCGCACGTTGATTGGCCGTTCCAGCGGCGAATCGTTCCAGATGGAATTCGTCGGCAACGGATTCGTCGTTGTGCAACCATTCGAGGAAGTCTATCACGTCGAAGGTTAG
- a CDS encoding RNA polymerase sigma factor: MSPTRVSETDALLIGRIRDGEEDAWQDLIDRYEGRLLAFVESRLRRRAHSEDVVQETFIGFLNSLPNYDGRRSLESYLFAICAYKLTDHLRREGRRPTLPLSSAGGGKSSSDTWELEGPARPASSLVRSGERRRMEEDALVEAIQEQIAKWKERGDWVKIQCMELLFVRGWANKDVATKLNISEQHVANYKHDFTNKLRGSVKNQQLSEEVFPELYSP, encoded by the coding sequence TTGTCACCTACACGTGTATCAGAAACCGATGCCCTGCTGATTGGCCGCATCCGTGACGGTGAGGAAGATGCCTGGCAGGATTTAATCGACCGTTACGAAGGGCGTTTGCTCGCGTTTGTCGAAAGTCGCCTTCGCCGTCGAGCCCATAGCGAAGACGTGGTTCAAGAAACATTTATCGGTTTCCTGAACAGTCTGCCCAACTATGATGGCCGTCGAAGTTTGGAAAGCTATCTTTTTGCGATCTGTGCGTATAAACTCACCGATCATCTGCGTCGCGAAGGCCGTCGGCCCACGCTCCCGCTAAGTTCAGCCGGTGGTGGGAAGTCAAGCTCCGATACCTGGGAACTGGAAGGCCCTGCCCGGCCAGCGTCGAGCCTGGTGCGAAGTGGCGAGCGGCGTCGGATGGAGGAAGATGCCTTGGTGGAAGCCATTCAGGAGCAAATTGCCAAATGGAAGGAACGCGGCGACTGGGTGAAGATCCAGTGCATGGAACTACTATTCGTGCGTGGTTGGGCGAATAAAGACGTCGCTACCAAGCTGAACATCAGCGAGCAGCACGTCGCGAATTATAAACATGACTTCACGAACAAACTTCGCGGAAGTGTTAAGAATCAACAGCTGAGTGAGGAAGTCTTTCCGGAGCTATACTCACCATAG
- a CDS encoding serine/threonine-protein kinase: MNQSAAAITPENQPGDDEVGPANLAKPKESPMRFTYKSGSSPLDGYTIKRGVGAGGFGEVYYATTESGKEVALKHIQRNLEIEMRGAKHCLNLKHPHLVSLYDIRYDKDGEGWIVMEFVHGDSLQDIVERHPNGMPREEALSWFKAIASAVNYLHDHGIVHRDLKPGNIFNDQGTVKIGDYGLSKFISVSRRSGQTESVGTFHYMAPEIGKGRYGREIDVYALGIILFEMLTGRVPFEGESSQEIIMKHLTASPDLGNLGEPFRSVVSQALEKDPDKRTSSAEEMLEQLGLKENVGYVSAINTSRPAAAKSQSPADAPPQSEVKAKIGYVEAPASKGTLHDEPIAQAVTSMAERFSRWWNHNNTSMPVKVLVLGAIAFGIVTNLHFIVPLAFVGGAVYMAYLFIRLLVNTTQDQNPGGTGAPEQKGSSGRYHPEAMRRKHRAAEDAGWQPKRKDRERAAIAVRPTREKVRELLGSLIASGVSAILVSFVLLAISVGEEAFTRTAILTIGPAYVFFTGLTILASWAVLITSKMWEDHNGDQARRRIIMMIIGVGLGVTTWFGSMIVFTGIPDATNMQTPWFAMGEQSSVGALMMFFGLVFLVPRWWKLADPLRSNWLSIWNTGLFVIWASILAAFWPFLQPWGIMLVGSVAATVQLSAPWLNQHRRDVERRRYEQELKETTVSGGH; encoded by the coding sequence ATGAACCAGTCGGCAGCCGCCATTACTCCGGAGAACCAACCGGGGGACGATGAAGTCGGCCCTGCGAACTTAGCCAAACCGAAAGAAAGCCCCATGCGGTTTACTTACAAGAGCGGTTCCTCTCCGTTGGATGGATACACCATCAAGCGGGGCGTGGGGGCCGGCGGTTTCGGTGAAGTCTATTACGCCACGACCGAGTCTGGCAAAGAAGTCGCGCTGAAGCACATTCAGCGTAATCTCGAAATCGAAATGCGTGGTGCCAAGCACTGTTTGAATCTCAAGCATCCGCACCTCGTTTCTCTGTACGACATCCGATACGACAAAGACGGCGAAGGCTGGATTGTCATGGAGTTCGTCCACGGCGACAGTCTGCAAGATATCGTCGAGCGTCATCCCAACGGCATGCCGCGGGAAGAAGCATTGTCCTGGTTCAAAGCGATCGCTTCCGCCGTCAACTACCTGCATGACCATGGCATCGTTCACCGCGACCTGAAGCCGGGAAACATCTTCAACGATCAAGGCACCGTCAAGATTGGTGACTATGGTCTGTCAAAATTCATCTCGGTCAGCCGTCGTAGCGGTCAGACCGAAAGCGTCGGCACGTTTCACTACATGGCTCCCGAGATTGGCAAGGGACGCTACGGTCGCGAGATCGACGTCTATGCTCTGGGGATTATCCTGTTCGAGATGCTCACCGGCCGCGTTCCTTTCGAGGGGGAAAGCAGCCAAGAGATCATCATGAAGCATCTCACGGCGAGCCCTGATCTGGGTAACCTGGGCGAGCCGTTTCGGAGCGTGGTCTCCCAGGCGCTTGAAAAGGATCCCGACAAGCGAACCAGCAGCGCCGAGGAAATGCTCGAGCAGTTGGGCTTGAAAGAAAACGTCGGATACGTTTCAGCGATCAACACTTCGCGTCCCGCGGCTGCTAAAAGTCAGTCGCCGGCGGATGCTCCTCCCCAGTCGGAAGTCAAAGCGAAGATTGGGTATGTCGAAGCGCCCGCCTCGAAGGGAACCCTACACGACGAACCGATTGCCCAGGCCGTCACCAGTATGGCCGAACGCTTCAGCCGTTGGTGGAACCACAACAACACCAGTATGCCGGTGAAAGTCCTCGTGCTGGGAGCGATTGCCTTTGGCATCGTGACCAATTTACACTTCATCGTGCCGCTCGCGTTCGTTGGTGGTGCCGTTTACATGGCTTACCTGTTTATTCGCTTGCTGGTAAATACGACGCAGGACCAGAATCCTGGCGGGACCGGGGCCCCTGAACAGAAGGGTTCCAGCGGTCGCTATCATCCCGAAGCGATGAGGCGCAAGCATCGAGCCGCCGAGGATGCCGGATGGCAACCCAAGCGGAAAGATCGTGAACGAGCCGCGATCGCCGTGCGGCCAACTCGAGAAAAAGTTCGCGAACTACTGGGCTCGCTGATCGCCAGCGGTGTCTCCGCCATCTTGGTATCGTTCGTCCTGTTGGCCATTTCGGTCGGTGAAGAGGCATTCACCAGAACGGCGATCCTGACGATTGGCCCCGCCTACGTGTTTTTCACCGGGCTAACCATCCTAGCGTCGTGGGCCGTGCTGATCACTTCCAAGATGTGGGAAGATCATAATGGTGATCAAGCCCGCCGCCGCATCATCATGATGATCATTGGCGTGGGACTGGGAGTCACTACCTGGTTCGGGTCGATGATCGTATTCACAGGCATCCCCGACGCAACGAACATGCAGACGCCATGGTTCGCGATGGGCGAGCAGTCGTCGGTCGGAGCCCTGATGATGTTCTTCGGCCTGGTCTTCCTGGTTCCGCGCTGGTGGAAGCTGGCCGATCCGCTGCGAAGCAATTGGCTGAGCATCTGGAACACAGGCCTCTTCGTCATTTGGGCCAGTATTCTCGCGGCCTTTTGGCCATTCCTGCAGCCTTGGGGAATCATGCTTGTTGGCTCGGTCGCCGCGACCGTTCAGCTTTCCGCTCCTTGGCTCAACCAGCATCGCCGCGACGTCGAACGCCGACGATACGAACAGGAATTGAAGGAGACAACTGTCAGTGGAGGCCACTAG
- a CDS encoding FHA domain-containing protein, producing MSDRLQMWIDGVGGFMLLLADRVNIGQAMASAQVDIPIMGDISRRHAAIKRSGDEYIVEPLSEVKLNDQSIDGPSLLKHRDVMTLGRGVKLQFTQPHPLSTSAVLKIVSRHRTEPTCDGVVLLADSLLMGPKSNNHVMCTQWQHDVVVYRQGSKLLLKSKTPLFQADSTQPATSIRIGETVQGEEVSFCLEPLGRA from the coding sequence GTGAGCGACCGCCTGCAAATGTGGATCGATGGGGTCGGCGGCTTTATGCTGCTGCTGGCCGATCGCGTCAATATTGGCCAGGCCATGGCTTCCGCCCAGGTAGATATCCCTATCATGGGAGATATCAGCCGGCGTCATGCTGCCATCAAGCGCAGCGGAGACGAATACATCGTTGAGCCACTATCGGAAGTCAAACTCAACGATCAATCGATCGATGGCCCTTCGCTGCTAAAACACCGCGATGTGATGACCTTGGGGCGAGGCGTGAAGCTACAGTTCACGCAGCCGCATCCTTTAAGCACGTCGGCCGTGCTGAAGATTGTCAGTCGGCACCGAACCGAACCGACGTGCGATGGAGTGGTCTTGTTGGCGGATTCGCTGCTGATGGGGCCCAAGTCGAACAACCATGTCATGTGCACCCAGTGGCAGCATGACGTGGTCGTTTACCGGCAGGGAAGTAAGTTACTTTTGAAATCGAAGACACCCCTATTCCAAGCCGATTCGACCCAGCCGGCGACATCGATCAGAATAGGAGAAACGGTCCAGGGAGAAGAGGTATCGTTTTGCCTGGAGCCACTAGGCCGGGCATGA
- a CDS encoding DMT family transporter yields the protein MTQRTSPNPWLGLICGVLAAVGYSLANICLRWLTNLDPIWVSFFKAIPTVVLFAPIAVWQVRTGRSPMPKASSIFILIVAAIISQLLGNAMLQWSFGVVGVAMSVPLCLGTMIVVGVMVSNWLLEESLTRWQRWGTASLVLALITLSLAGRGAVQSVVEDASGWLMIGAGIVAPMLAGISYAFLSVAIRRGVSGEVSMFMTTSLICAVGIAILGPLSLYTTGLEEMALTTWSQYGVLLIAGLLNAAAFVALTLSFRYAPVIVGNAANSLQNPLSALAGVILFHEAYSINLIFGVVLTVLGVVMMGLRERPLPEPSEEIQEIKSAVVGDGR from the coding sequence ATGACGCAACGAACCTCTCCGAATCCATGGTTAGGGTTAATTTGTGGTGTTCTTGCCGCGGTGGGTTATTCGCTGGCGAACATCTGCCTGCGCTGGCTCACGAATCTGGACCCGATATGGGTCTCTTTTTTCAAGGCGATTCCCACGGTTGTGTTGTTTGCTCCGATAGCCGTTTGGCAGGTTCGCACGGGGCGATCCCCCATGCCCAAGGCATCTTCTATTTTCATTCTTATCGTGGCCGCAATTATCAGCCAGCTATTGGGCAACGCCATGCTGCAGTGGAGCTTTGGCGTCGTTGGGGTGGCCATGAGCGTCCCTCTGTGTCTGGGGACGATGATTGTGGTCGGGGTGATGGTTAGCAATTGGCTGCTGGAGGAATCCCTAACCCGCTGGCAACGCTGGGGAACAGCTTCCCTGGTGCTGGCCCTTATTACGCTTAGTCTGGCTGGGAGAGGAGCGGTTCAGTCGGTCGTGGAAGATGCGTCTGGGTGGTTGATGATCGGCGCAGGGATCGTGGCACCCATGTTGGCAGGGATTTCCTACGCCTTCTTGAGTGTGGCCATCCGTCGGGGTGTCTCCGGCGAAGTGAGCATGTTCATGACCACCTCGCTGATCTGTGCCGTTGGGATAGCGATCCTCGGCCCTTTGAGTCTCTATACAACAGGCCTGGAAGAAATGGCACTCACGACTTGGTCACAATATGGAGTGCTGTTGATTGCCGGACTCTTGAACGCGGCGGCGTTTGTCGCTCTAACGTTGTCATTTCGATACGCTCCGGTCATTGTTGGGAATGCAGCAAATTCGCTTCAGAACCCTCTTTCGGCGCTGGCTGGGGTCATCTTGTTTCATGAAGCTTACAGTATCAACTTGATCTTCGGCGTGGTGCTGACAGTGCTGGGCGTGGTGATGATGGGCCTGAGAGAGAGACCGCTGCCTGAGCCATCAGAAGAGATTCAAGAAATAAAATCGGCCGTCGTTGGAGACGGCCGATAG
- a CDS encoding CinA family protein, whose translation MKDTITHQLIRQLHRSPWKLAAVVTGGGSEALSQLLSVPGASDTVLEAVVPYSSASLEDFLRYKPSHYCSRATAQAMAMRAFFRARDLQSRISPADLDDMHLVGIGCSASLRSLRPKKGQHRVHIAIQTASSSSIASLVLTKDSRDRGREENVVAALLLNRLADATGFSDRIPLDLLPGERVDEMTASAWPAWTDLLLGKRTAVCVPKAQQDASLESFSGVLFPGAFNPLHEGHQTMAEVAEEITGHPVDFEISIENVDKPPLDFFHIKSRAEQFEAPQRCWLTKAPTFLDKSKIFPEATFVVGADTIVRIAEPRYYQNSIQLRDAAVSEFAQQNCKFLVFPRVVDESFLTFDQLNLPASLAKLCQPVSASQFRMDISSTEIRTGAF comes from the coding sequence ATGAAAGACACAATAACCCATCAACTGATTCGCCAGCTTCACCGCTCGCCATGGAAATTGGCGGCCGTGGTCACTGGCGGTGGGAGCGAAGCGCTCAGCCAACTGCTGAGCGTCCCCGGTGCATCCGACACCGTTCTCGAAGCTGTGGTTCCCTACTCGAGCGCATCCCTGGAAGATTTTCTGCGCTACAAACCCAGTCATTATTGCAGCCGAGCAACGGCACAGGCCATGGCGATGCGAGCCTTTTTTCGTGCTCGCGACTTACAAAGTCGAATTTCTCCCGCAGATCTAGATGACATGCACCTTGTGGGGATTGGATGCAGTGCCAGTTTGCGTAGTCTTCGCCCCAAGAAGGGTCAACATCGAGTTCACATCGCCATACAAACCGCCAGCAGCAGCAGCATAGCGTCCCTCGTTCTGACCAAGGATTCGCGAGATCGTGGGCGAGAAGAAAATGTCGTCGCCGCTTTGCTTTTGAACCGCCTGGCCGATGCGACTGGTTTCTCCGATCGAATTCCGCTCGACCTTCTACCGGGGGAACGCGTTGACGAAATGACGGCCAGCGCCTGGCCCGCCTGGACGGATCTTCTGCTCGGCAAGCGAACGGCCGTGTGCGTCCCCAAGGCCCAGCAGGACGCTTCGCTCGAATCGTTTAGCGGGGTCTTGTTTCCCGGAGCGTTCAATCCGCTGCACGAGGGACACCAGACGATGGCGGAAGTGGCCGAAGAGATCACCGGCCACCCGGTGGATTTCGAGATCTCGATCGAAAACGTCGACAAACCACCGCTCGACTTCTTCCACATCAAGTCTCGCGCCGAACAGTTCGAGGCCCCGCAGCGCTGCTGGCTGACGAAAGCTCCGACCTTTCTCGACAAGTCAAAGATTTTCCCAGAGGCAACCTTCGTCGTGGGTGCCGACACGATCGTACGGATCGCCGAGCCTCGCTATTACCAGAACTCCATCCAACTTCGCGATGCGGCCGTCAGCGAGTTCGCCCAACAGAATTGTAAATTCCTCGTTTTCCCGCGGGTGGTCGACGAGAGCTTCCTGACGTTCGATCAGTTGAACTTGCCCGCGAGCCTGGCGAAACTCTGCCAGCCGGTTTCCGCCTCTCAATTTCGGATGGACATCTCGTCCACAGAAATCCGAACCGGCGCATTCTAG
- a CDS encoding ROK family protein — MTSVPHIDPGKETLPLFCGVDVGGTNIKIGLVDDHGNTVEYKKIPTNEPEGPQRYMERTTEVIKEMMQVVGRPMDNIAAIGLATPGTMDIERGMLLEPHNLPNSYNFPIRDCLSKLTGRPVVYANDANAAAFGEYWLGSGKEFRSIIMLTLGTGVGGGIIVDDLLIDGEHSHGGELGHIIIDFSENARTIPTGQRGHLEAYASGTAIVKRTQEALAMDLKKESSLHARIDGGEKLTPLMVAQEAEKDDSLSLHIVMETARYLGIGIVSLMHTIDPGAVILGGAINFGGHETELGCKFLDRVRQEVKARAFPVPAQHTVVDFARLGGDAGYLGAAGKARVVAHRDSLTT, encoded by the coding sequence ATGACGTCAGTACCACACATTGATCCCGGCAAAGAGACGCTGCCACTTTTTTGCGGCGTCGATGTTGGCGGCACCAATATCAAAATTGGCCTGGTAGACGATCATGGTAACACGGTCGAATACAAGAAGATTCCAACCAACGAGCCTGAAGGTCCTCAGCGGTACATGGAACGCACCACGGAAGTCATCAAAGAGATGATGCAGGTCGTCGGCCGTCCGATGGATAACATCGCCGCGATCGGCCTGGCCACGCCTGGCACAATGGATATCGAAAGGGGTATGCTCCTGGAGCCCCACAACCTTCCGAACTCGTACAACTTTCCGATCCGGGATTGCCTCTCGAAGCTCACCGGGCGTCCGGTCGTCTACGCCAACGATGCCAACGCCGCCGCATTCGGTGAATACTGGCTCGGTTCCGGCAAAGAATTCCGCAGCATCATCATGCTGACCCTCGGCACCGGCGTTGGTGGCGGGATCATTGTCGACGATCTGCTGATCGATGGCGAACACAGTCACGGTGGCGAACTGGGTCACATTATCATTGATTTCAGCGAGAATGCCCGCACGATTCCGACCGGCCAGCGCGGCCATCTCGAGGCCTACGCCAGCGGAACGGCTATCGTCAAGCGAACGCAAGAGGCCCTGGCGATGGACCTGAAAAAGGAAAGTTCGCTCCACGCCCGGATCGATGGCGGCGAGAAGCTCACGCCCCTGATGGTCGCCCAAGAAGCGGAAAAAGACGACAGTCTTTCCTTACACATCGTGATGGAAACGGCTCGCTACCTGGGCATCGGGATCGTTTCGCTGATGCACACAATCGACCCCGGGGCGGTGATTTTGGGTGGGGCCATCAATTTTGGGGGGCATGAAACCGAATTGGGATGTAAGTTCCTCGATCGGGTCCGCCAGGAGGTCAAGGCCCGGGCATTTCCGGTTCCAGCCCAGCATACGGTGGTCGATTTCGCCCGCTTGGGTGGTGATGCTGGCTATTTGGGGGCTGCTGGTAAGGCCCGCGTCGTCGCCCACCGCGATTCCCTGACAACCTAG
- the lepA gene encoding translation elongation factor 4: MAIIDQKYIRNFCIIAHIDHGKSTLADRLLEKTATVSSREMKEQLLDDMEVERERGITIKARAVVMKYKHEGRDYEINLIDTPGHVDFQYEVGRSLTCCEGAVLLVDAFQGVEAQTVANAFMAMEHDLEVVPCLSKIDLNHARPEEVAEEIEHTLALDATDICGISGKTGQGVDALLARIIQRIPAPKGDRQATLQAMVFDSHYDKFRGAITYVRVMNGSLKKGDKIRFIKGETNHDVLEVGQFTPRPVARDELAAGQVGYVICNIKSLELVNIGDTITVQGDKGAKALPGYQEPKRMVFCGLYPSDGQDFEQLRDALKSLRINDPSFTFEPETSDALGFGFRCGFLGLLHMEIVQQRLEQEADIDLVQTAPNVTYQIINRNGETIDIHKPQDVPDAGEIETFLQPIVRVSLIQPSDYIGAVMQLCNERRGIHVRTEYLSPTRSMLVYDIPLAEVIYDLHDKLKSATRGYGTMDYEIRGYEEADLVRMDILVNGKRVDALSIICDRADADRRGRAVVKKLKSEIDRHMFEVAVQAAIGNRVIARETVKALRKNVTAKCYGGDISRKRKLWQKQKEGKKRMKSIGSVDIPQKAFMAVLETGEDRS; the protein is encoded by the coding sequence ATGGCAATCATCGACCAGAAGTACATTCGCAATTTCTGCATCATCGCACACATCGACCACGGCAAAAGCACGTTGGCCGATCGTCTGCTGGAGAAAACGGCCACCGTCAGTTCGCGGGAAATGAAAGAGCAACTGCTCGACGATATGGAAGTCGAGCGGGAACGCGGTATCACGATTAAAGCTCGTGCCGTGGTGATGAAGTACAAGCACGAAGGCAGAGATTACGAGATCAACCTGATCGATACCCCTGGCCACGTCGACTTCCAGTATGAAGTCGGCCGCTCTTTGACGTGCTGCGAAGGTGCCGTCCTGCTGGTGGACGCCTTCCAAGGTGTCGAGGCTCAAACGGTTGCTAATGCCTTCATGGCGATGGAACACGATCTGGAAGTCGTTCCTTGCCTCAGCAAGATCGACCTCAATCACGCCCGGCCCGAGGAAGTCGCCGAGGAAATCGAACATACCTTGGCCCTCGACGCGACCGACATCTGCGGTATCAGCGGCAAAACGGGGCAAGGGGTCGATGCGCTTCTGGCCCGCATCATCCAGCGTATCCCGGCTCCTAAAGGAGATCGTCAGGCCACGCTCCAGGCGATGGTCTTCGACTCCCACTATGACAAGTTCCGCGGTGCGATCACTTACGTTCGCGTGATGAATGGTTCGCTCAAAAAAGGAGACAAGATTCGTTTCATCAAAGGGGAAACGAATCACGACGTACTCGAAGTCGGTCAGTTCACGCCACGCCCGGTCGCGCGCGATGAACTCGCCGCCGGCCAGGTTGGTTACGTCATCTGCAACATCAAGTCGCTGGAACTGGTCAACATCGGTGATACGATCACCGTCCAAGGGGACAAGGGTGCCAAGGCACTGCCTGGGTACCAGGAACCGAAGCGGATGGTCTTCTGCGGGCTGTACCCTTCCGACGGCCAAGACTTCGAACAACTGCGCGACGCCCTGAAGAGCCTCCGCATCAACGACCCAAGCTTTACCTTCGAGCCGGAAACGAGCGACGCATTGGGCTTTGGCTTCCGCTGCGGTTTTCTCGGTCTGCTGCACATGGAGATCGTGCAGCAACGGCTCGAACAAGAGGCCGACATCGACCTGGTGCAGACGGCCCCCAACGTGACCTACCAGATCATCAACCGCAACGGCGAAACGATCGACATTCACAAACCACAGGATGTGCCGGATGCCGGCGAGATCGAAACGTTTTTGCAGCCGATCGTTCGTGTGAGTTTGATTCAGCCGTCTGACTACATCGGGGCGGTGATGCAGCTTTGCAACGAACGTCGCGGGATTCACGTTCGCACCGAGTATCTTTCGCCAACTCGATCGATGCTCGTATACGACATTCCGCTGGCCGAAGTGATTTACGACTTGCACGACAAGCTGAAGAGTGCGACCCGCGGTTACGGTACCATGGACTACGAGATCCGCGGCTACGAAGAAGCGGATCTCGTCCGTATGGACATCCTGGTCAACGGCAAGCGGGTAGATGCGTTGAGCATCATCTGCGACCGAGCCGATGCCGATCGTCGCGGACGAGCCGTCGTGAAGAAGCTGAAATCCGAAATCGACCGTCACATGTTCGAGGTGGCCGTCCAAGCCGCCATCGGAAATCGCGTCATCGCTCGCGAAACGGTGAAGGCCCTCCGCAAGAACGTGACCGCCAAGTGTTACGGTGGTGACATTTCTCGCAAACGAAAGCTATGGCAAAAGCAGAAGGAAGGTAAGAAGCGGATGAAATCGATCGGTTCGGTCGATATTCCGCAAAAAGCGTTCATGGCGGTGCTCGAAACCGGCGAAGATCGCTCATAA
- a CDS encoding S26 family signal peptidase produces the protein MRLGPLLILLIFTGCVAGFAVATATPDPIYRVASGSMAPSLLGPHYPLTCEQCKYSTALDATELPEYATCPNCGFQENPIDTSKVRPGHRLIWETIEPNQLRRWDVVLLEDPETNAWQVKRIAFLPGETPQIRQGELYRGAQLIRKSPQGREALKQLVFDQSHAAPNSPRFRSERSAGSGWNVRQGSLGFAPIGDDHTNNNDWLIYHHHRCLPPPSPVEHAASPLDSYGYNHSVSRELFPVSDLWIEFKCEHWQAQGLTIRLQGNEHTATIEVDLSQGIVQGSNSEQSITLPLSIDSLAGMTIRAGEYDGEFFLELQQDRRHGYFPLGAASMQWSNQPFALKIDEGQAILRHVKVYRDIVWLGRQRRPTQWSFDRELSPDEIFVLGDNTPVSDDSRFELGPIDVRKNLRGKVLRVLAE, from the coding sequence ATGCGTCTTGGCCCACTCTTGATTCTGCTGATCTTCACGGGATGCGTGGCCGGTTTCGCAGTGGCAACCGCAACGCCAGATCCGATCTATCGGGTTGCCAGCGGATCGATGGCGCCATCACTACTGGGTCCGCACTATCCACTCACCTGCGAGCAATGCAAATATTCGACAGCGCTCGACGCGACAGAGCTTCCCGAATACGCGACCTGTCCTAATTGTGGCTTTCAAGAGAACCCCATCGACACATCGAAAGTGCGACCTGGACATCGCTTGATCTGGGAAACCATCGAGCCAAATCAACTTCGGCGCTGGGATGTCGTCTTGCTAGAAGATCCGGAAACCAACGCCTGGCAAGTGAAGCGAATCGCTTTCCTGCCGGGAGAGACTCCTCAGATTCGCCAAGGCGAGTTGTATCGAGGCGCGCAACTCATCCGCAAATCCCCCCAGGGGCGCGAAGCGCTGAAGCAGCTTGTCTTCGATCAATCGCACGCGGCACCAAACAGTCCACGCTTTCGCAGTGAGCGTTCCGCCGGTAGCGGGTGGAATGTGCGTCAGGGTTCCCTGGGCTTCGCACCGATCGGGGATGATCACACAAACAATAATGACTGGCTGATCTACCATCATCATCGCTGTCTACCACCACCGAGCCCAGTAGAGCATGCCGCTTCGCCGCTGGATAGCTATGGCTACAATCACAGCGTCTCGCGGGAGTTGTTTCCGGTTTCGGATCTCTGGATCGAATTCAAATGCGAGCATTGGCAGGCCCAAGGGCTCACGATTCGGCTGCAGGGAAACGAACATACGGCTACCATCGAAGTCGATCTCAGCCAGGGTATTGTCCAAGGAAGCAATTCCGAGCAGTCGATAACGTTACCTCTCTCGATCGACAGCCTGGCCGGAATGACCATCAGGGCAGGGGAGTACGACGGAGAGTTCTTTCTTGAGCTTCAGCAGGATCGACGACATGGGTACTTCCCTCTGGGCGCCGCCAGCATGCAGTGGAGCAACCAGCCGTTCGCACTCAAGATTGATGAGGGACAAGCCATCCTGCGTCATGTGAAGGTCTATCGCGACATCGTCTGGCTGGGTCGCCAGCGACGACCGACCCAGTGGTCGTTCGACCGGGAATTGTCCCCGGACGAAATCTTTGTTCTGGGAGATAACACTCCCGTCTCCGACGACTCCCGCTTTGAACTTGGTCCTATCGACGTCCGTAAGAACCTACGCGGCAAGGTTTTACGGGTGCTAGCTGAATAG